One window from the genome of Dermacentor silvarum isolate Dsil-2018 chromosome 7, BIME_Dsil_1.4, whole genome shotgun sequence encodes:
- the LOC119457513 gene encoding kelch-like protein 10 yields the protein MCAAVEATEKPKDADDAAGKTGDDGMITVWSEAVLLFNDDGQRLDFAPRAAARAMPGLREQRKTRQFCDVVFRAPDGSETWAHRFVMAAKYSACFELFTLTKDGKSPEQEWTPPIRVMVQDLDSDMIELLVGFAYHTPMHERVGLHNVDKVLKLAEKLKLSKIRDHCLGVLKRNLEPENCIDTYHLASSRGYTNVAKEAFLYLVRHFHEVWKNSPQFQALTPEELITILEDDRLYAPSEMGDTFSAILKWVSTDVAERKAYLAKLLPLVRFSRCSCPDFEKVMINPQVQGDGDSVKVMNVIHETLSRQSAEVGVVAGVDLSPRMWLRPRVPKDVLFLFGGWTVGATNNMLTYNCRTSKWRGMGNQYTTPRAYHGAAVINQCIYFVGGFNGRECYHSVVCFDVVLSRWSAKANMSYARCYVSVAVLQGSIYAMGGFDGRTRSKTAERYDIKKNQWFEVADMNDTRSDASAAAACGRIYVVGGFTGMVVLDTVECYDPSTNAWTRVLTMSSPRSGLKTVVHKDMIYVIGGYNGAARLSSMALLDVKRARFSELPSMPQARSNLAAVVLEGQIYTIGGFNGQTTVRQVNRYDIEARKWHPAPELGMNISASAACVVHDVGNVELWI from the exons ATGTGCGCCGCCGTCGAGGCCACGGAGAAGCCCAAGGACGCCGATGACGCCGCCGGCAAGACCGGCGACGACGGCATGATCACCGTCTGGTCAGAGGCGGTGCTGCTCTTCAACGACGATGGCCAGCGGCTTGATTTCGCGCCCCGCGCGGCGGCCAGGGCTATGCCCGGACTGCGAGAACAGAGGAAAACCCGTCAGTTCTGCGACGTCGTGTTCCGGGCGCCCGATGGCTCGGAGACCTGGGCACATCGGTTCGTGATGGCTGCCAA GTATTCTGCCTGCTTCGAGCTTTTCACTCTCACCAAGGACGGCAAGAGTCCCGAGCAGGAGTGGACCCCGCCCATCAGGGTGATGGTGCAAGACCTGGACAGCGACATGATCGAGCTGCTTGTCGGCTTCGCCTACCACACTCCGATGCACGAGCGCGTCGGCCTGCACAATGTCGACAAGGTACTCAAGCTCGCCGAGAAGCTCAAG TTAAGCAAGATACGGGATCACTGCCTCGGCGTCCTCAAGAGAAACCTTGAACCGGAAAACTGCATCGACACTTATCACCTGGCCTCCAGTAGAGGCTACACGAACGTCGCTAAAGAAGCTTTTCTCTATCTGGTTCGGCACTTCCACGAG GTGTGGAAGAACAGCCCCCAGTTCCAGGCTCTGACACCAGAGGAGCTGATTACCATCCTGGAAGATGACCGGCTCTACGCTCCCAGCGAAATGGGAGATACGTTCAGCGCCATCCTCAAGTGGGTCTCCACCGATGTCGCCGAGAGAAAAGCCTACCTCGCCAAGTTGCTGCCGCTCGTGCGCTTCTCAAGGTGTTCTTGCCC AGACTTCGAGAAAGTCATGATCAACCCACAAGTCCAGGGTGACGGAGACAGCGTGAAAGTGATGAACGTGATTCACGAG ACGCTCTCCCGGCAGTCCGCGGAGGTTGGCGTAGTAGCCGGCGTTGACCTGTCCCCGAGGATGTGGCTGAGGCCTCGCGTGCCCAAGGACGTCCTGTTCCTTTTCGGCGGATGGACAGTGGGGGCTACCAACAACATGCTCACCTACAACTGCCGCACCTCCAAGTGGCGCGGGATGGGCAACCAGTACACCACGCCCAG GGCATACCATGGAGCGGCGGTGATCAACCAGTGCATCTACTTCGTGGGCGGCTTCAACGGCCGCGAGTGCTACcactcggtcgtctgcttcgacGTGGTTCTGTCCAGATGGAGCGCCAAGGCAAACATGTCGTATGCGCGCTGCTACGTCAGCGTCGCCGTTCTCCAG GGCTCCATCTACGCCATGGGCGGTTTCGACGGCCGCACGCGCAGCAAGACGGCGGAGCGATACGACATCAAGAAAAACCAGTGGTTCGAGGTGGCCGACATGAACGACACCCGcagcgacgccagcgccgcggcggCATGCGGACGTATCTACGT CGTGGGCGGCTTCACGGGTATGGTGGTACTGGACACCGTGGAGTGTTACGACCCGTCGACCAACGCCTGGACACGGGTGCTCACGATGTCCTCGCCCCGCAGTGGCCTCAAAACAGTCGTCCACAAGGACATGATATACGTTATCGGTGGATACAACGGCGCAGCGCGACTTTCCTCCA TGGCGCTGTTGGACGTGAAAAGAGCACGTTTCTCGGAGCTTCCCAGCATGCCACAGGCGAGGAGCAACCTCGCTGCAGTCGTTCTCGAAGGACAAATCTACACTATCGGGGGATTCAATG GACAGACGACCGTGCGGCAGGTGAACCGCTACGACATCGAAGCTCGGAAGTGGCATCCGGCACCCGAGCTCGGCATGAACATCAGCGCATCCGCCGCTTGCGTTGTTCACGATGTAGGCAACGTTG AGTTATGGATATGA